One genomic window of Solanum stenotomum isolate F172 chromosome 9, ASM1918654v1, whole genome shotgun sequence includes the following:
- the LOC125877892 gene encoding 26S proteasome non-ATPase regulatory subunit 6 homolog, translating to MDSEEGTQQPQLVLAHKLFLLTHPDVNDLDKVRLREEVLEAVVSNDMAPLFETLVSKGVFSLNLEVLDPMRVKNADELKKLDEKIADAEENLGESEVREAHLAKSLFYIRIGDKGKALEQLKVTEKKTVAVGQKMDLVFYTLQMGLFDLDFDLISKCIDKAKKLFEKGGDWERKNRLKVYEGLFCMSTRNFKKAADLFLDSISTFTTYELFPYDTFIFYTVLTSIITLDRVSLKQKVVDAPEILTVIGKIPYLSEFMNSLYECQYKSFFSAFAGLMEHIKLDRYLQPHFRYYMREVRTVVYSQFLESYKSVTIEAMAKAFGVSEDFIDLELSRFIAAGKLHCKIDKVAGVLETNRPDAKNALYQATIKQGDFLLNRIQKLSRVIDL from the exons ATGGATTCGGAAGAAGGAACCCAGCAACCCCAGCTAGTTCTTGCACACAAACTGTTCCTTTTGACACATCCAGATGTCAATGACTTGGATAAAGTTCGTCTCCGTGAAGAAGTCTTGGAAGCTGTGGTCTCCAACG ATATGGCTCCGTTGTTTGAAACCCTAGTTTCAAAAGGGGTTTTTAGTTTGAATCTGGAGGTTCTTGATCCTATGCGTGTTAAGAATGCTGATGAGCTCAAAAAACTCGATGAGAA GATTGCTGATGCAGAAGAAAACCTTGGTGAAAGTGAAGTTCGAGAAGCTCATTTGGCTAAATCATTGTTCTACATTCGGATTGGTGACAAG gGGAAAGCACTTGAACAACTCAAGGTGACTGAGAAAAAAACTGTTGCAGTTGGGCAAAAGATGGACCTGGTGTTCTATACCTTGCAGATGGGACTATTTGACTTGGATTTTGACCTCATCTCTAAATGCATAGATAAGGCAAAAAA ATTATTTGAAAAGGGGGGTGACTGGGAGAGGAAGAACAGGTTGAAGGTGTATGAAGGGTTGTTCTGCATGTCCACTCGTAATTTCAAGAAAGCAGCAGATCTTTTCCTTGATTCTATCTCAACTTTTACCACATATGAGCTTTTCCCCTATGATACTTTCATATTTTATACTGTCCTTACGAGCATCATTACCTTGGACCGGGTTTCTTTGAAACAAAAG GTCGTGGATGCGCCAGAGATCTTGACAGTAATTGGAAAGATTCCATATCTGTCTGAGTTTATGAACTCGTTATATGAGTGTCAGTACAAGTCATTTTTCTCAGCATTTG CTGGCTTGATGGAGCATATTAAATTGGATCGTTACTTGCAACCACACTTCAGATATTATATGAGGGAGGTCAGAACAGTTGTGTATTCCCAGTTCCTGGAGTCCTACAAGAGTGTTACTATTGAGGCCATGGCCAAGGCTTTTGGGGTGTCTGAGGATTTCATCGACTT GGAACTGTCTCGGTTCATTGCAGCTGGGAAGTTGCATTGCAAGATCGATAAAGTAGCAGGAGTGTTGGAAACTAATCGTCCTGATGCAAAGAATGCTCTTTATCAGGCAACTATCAAGCAAGGGGACTTCTTGTTGAATCGCATTCAAAAGCTTTCTCGTGTCATTGATCTCTGA
- the LOC125877586 gene encoding uncharacterized protein LOC125877586 — protein MSNLSKLEFVALDISGNNYLSWVLDAEIHLDAKGLGATITNGNTTSSQDKAKAMIFLRHHLDEGLKVKYLTVKDPLELWTSLKERYDHLKATVLPRARYEWIHLWLQDFKTICEYNSAVYKITSQLKLCREDIKDEDMLEKTLTTFHASNLVLQQQYRERGFKKYSELISCLLVAEQHNILLLKNHEARPTGTAPLPEANEVEAHGQSERRQNKNQGQNNVCGHGNGRGRYNNRRGGGRHKRENNMGSQSNPSRGNCHHCGLKGHWKNECRAAEHFVRLYQDSLKRKGNKNGASSSNARVESHLTYKNDAEAGPSQKYDDNIEANLALKDDDFGDLDDITHLEVEDFFGDQN, from the coding sequence ATGTCGAACTTATCAAAGCTTGAGTTCGTGGCACTTGACATTTCTGGAAATAATTACTTATCATGGGTACTCGACGCTGAAATTCACCTTGACGCTAAAGGTCTTGGTGCCACTATTACCAACGGTAATACAACGTCGAGTCAGGACAAAGCAAAGGCAATGATTTTCCTTCGTCATCATCTGGATGAAGGATTGAAGGTTAAATACCTTACGGTGAAAGATCCACTTGAATTGTGGACTAGTTTGAAGGAAAGGTATGACCACCTTAAGGCAACGGTATTGCCAAGGGCTCGTTATGAATGGATTCACTTGTGGTTACaagattttaaaactatatgTGAATATAATTCTGCTGTATACAAAATTACTTCCCAATTAAAATTATGTAGGGAAGATATAAAAGATGAGGACATGTTGGAAAAGACTCTCACAACTTTTCATGCCTCAAATTTGGTATTACAGCAGCAATACCGTGAAAGGGGATTCAAAAAGTATTCTGAGTTGATCTCATGCCTTCTTGTGGCTGAGCaacataatattcttttattgaaaaatcATGAGGCCCGTCCCACGGGAACTGCTCCGTTACCGGAAGCAAATGAGGTTGAAGCACATGGCCAATCTGaaagaagacaaaataaaaatcaaggcCAAAATAATGTGTGTGGACATGGCAATGGCAGAGGACGATATAATAATCGTCGTGGTGGTGGTCGCCACAAAAGGGAGAACAATATGGGTTCTCAAAGCAATCCTTCAAGAGGCAATTGTCATCATTGTGGCTTGAAAGGGCATTGGAAGAATGAATGCCGAGCAGCTGAGCATTTTGTTAGGCTTTATCAAGATTccttgaaaagaaaaggaaataaaaatggtGCATCTTCTTCTAATGCTCGGGTGGAGTCACACTTGACTTATAAAAATGATGCCGAGGCAGGGCCttcacaaaaatatgatgaCAATATTGAAGCAAATTTGGCTTTAAAAGATGATGATTTTGGTGACCTTGATGATATTACTCATTTGGAAGTTGAAGACTTCTTTGGAGATCAAAATTAA